The following coding sequences lie in one Prochlorococcus marinus XMU1419 genomic window:
- a CDS encoding type IV pilin protein: MTLLQNFLKNKKVQKTLATKPGEEGFSLVELVVVIAVLAILSAVAIPAFVGVQANARASAVKNGLANGVKECVIRASDNQTTLFANAQSFPGNYSGYTVSAGADATCYSALATNTANPTTESNFIIQMDPANGQVNKTCSRPNAPGCSATGTW, translated from the coding sequence ATGACCTTATTACAAAATTTTCTAAAAAATAAAAAAGTCCAAAAAACACTTGCTACAAAGCCAGGAGAGGAAGGTTTCTCACTTGTTGAGTTAGTTGTTGTTATTGCAGTTCTTGCTATCTTATCTGCTGTAGCTATTCCAGCATTTGTAGGAGTTCAAGCAAATGCAAGAGCTTCAGCGGTGAAAAACGGTTTAGCAAACGGTGTTAAGGAGTGCGTCATTCGAGCCTCAGATAATCAAACAACTTTATTCGCGAATGCCCAATCATTCCCTGGAAACTACAGTGGATATACTGTTTCTGCAGGAGCAGACGCAACGTGTTACAGCGCATTGGCTACTAATACTGCAAACCCAACTACTGAGTCTAATTTCATTATCCAAATGGACCCCGCGAATGGTCAAGTAAATAAAACATGTAGTAGGCCTAATGCTCCAGGATGCTCAGCAACAGGTACTTGGTGA
- a CDS encoding GspE/PulE family protein, giving the protein MSKAQYTASSVRKLVDKYFSLQWCRDNLVVPLYQETTLPMKPGIIKIAVANYSYLGTIAEPIKQRLAQSDQKCEFVEKTQEEIQEILDLASEERFISGDSIEISQFDEDAVLEAIKETSENDEDTFDFEFDDDNEELEKEEDSLDLAIEMMESKIQKAAGMVLINSKKNNVSDIHIEPKEDGYKIRVRKDGVMQKFMSMTRRPGMQLVTCLKNMALMDIAERRASQDGKILRKFEGNRLEFRCSTVPSKHGEKMVLRILNSDPSALNLDTLIHIESVRKNFRKIMNASNGIVIVSGPTGSGKSTTLAAALQEKDNGELNIVTAEDPIEYDLGGDINQVQVNNAKGQTFAMLLRTFLRQDPDVILIGETRDPETAESSMDAAETGHLVFTTLHANSSCSSLTRLLDMEVPKYKLNASVRGVLAQRLLRKVCTGCSIKRPISEKDATDFQIKRNTPIMYANSLSAEEKAARKRENTLCPQCQGSGYKGRIGAYELLLLDRKIQNAISNGMTNREVEEIAVNENSMLTLTQYGVELVKEHLTTISEVIRVCKSDH; this is encoded by the coding sequence ATGAGTAAGGCACAATACACTGCATCAAGTGTAAGAAAATTAGTTGATAAATATTTCTCTCTTCAGTGGTGCAGAGATAATCTTGTTGTGCCCTTATATCAAGAAACAACTCTTCCGATGAAGCCAGGAATAATTAAGATTGCTGTTGCAAATTATTCTTATTTAGGTACTATTGCCGAACCAATTAAACAGAGGTTGGCTCAATCAGATCAAAAATGTGAATTTGTTGAAAAAACTCAAGAAGAAATACAAGAAATTCTTGATTTGGCTTCTGAAGAGAGATTTATAAGTGGAGATAGCATAGAAATATCTCAATTTGATGAGGATGCTGTCTTAGAGGCTATTAAAGAAACATCTGAGAATGATGAAGATACATTTGATTTTGAATTTGATGATGATAACGAGGAACTTGAAAAAGAGGAAGATAGTTTAGATTTAGCTATAGAAATGATGGAAAGTAAGATTCAAAAAGCTGCTGGGATGGTTCTAATAAATTCCAAGAAAAATAATGTATCTGATATACATATCGAACCAAAAGAAGATGGATATAAGATCAGAGTAAGAAAAGATGGAGTAATGCAAAAATTTATGTCTATGACAAGAAGGCCAGGTATGCAATTAGTTACATGTCTAAAAAATATGGCCTTAATGGATATTGCTGAAAGGAGAGCTAGTCAAGATGGCAAAATCCTTAGAAAGTTTGAAGGAAATAGACTTGAATTTCGTTGTTCAACCGTACCAAGTAAACATGGTGAAAAAATGGTTTTAAGAATTTTAAATAGCGATCCCTCAGCCTTAAACTTAGATACATTAATCCACATTGAAAGTGTCCGTAAAAACTTTAGAAAAATAATGAATGCTTCAAATGGAATTGTCATAGTATCCGGCCCAACCGGTTCCGGAAAATCTACAACATTGGCGGCTGCATTACAAGAAAAAGATAATGGTGAACTAAATATTGTTACTGCTGAAGATCCAATTGAATATGATTTAGGCGGTGATATAAACCAAGTCCAAGTAAATAATGCAAAAGGTCAAACATTTGCAATGCTACTTAGAACTTTCCTAAGACAAGATCCAGACGTAATTTTGATAGGTGAGACAAGAGACCCCGAAACTGCAGAATCATCTATGGATGCTGCCGAGACAGGGCATCTTGTATTTACTACTCTTCATGCCAATTCATCATGTAGTTCATTAACAAGGCTATTAGACATGGAAGTCCCAAAATATAAACTTAATGCAAGCGTGAGGGGTGTTTTAGCCCAAAGGCTTTTAAGAAAAGTTTGCACTGGATGCTCTATTAAAAGACCAATTTCCGAGAAAGATGCGACAGATTTCCAGATCAAAAGAAATACTCCTATCATGTACGCAAATTCACTTTCTGCCGAAGAAAAAGCAGCTAGAAAAAGAGAAAATACTCTTTGTCCCCAATGCCAGGGTTCCGGATATAAAGGACGTATTGGAGCTTATGAGTTATTACTATTAGATAGGAAAATACAAAATGCAATTTCTAATGGCATGACAAACAGAGAGGTTGAAGAAATAGCAGTAAATGAAAACTCTATGCTTACACTAACTCAATACGGTGTAGAGTTAGTCAAAGAACATCTAACTACTATCTCTGAAGTTATTAGAGTTTGTAAATCTGATCACTAA
- a CDS encoding RNA recognition motif-containing protein: protein MTLSLNIGNLFNDSSSHALVDELRKRTSEEEILDFEEKFNSKNEKNLHIYICRFLKNRSISRGLASKWLITIINNKESKIDSLQKLNN, encoded by the coding sequence ATGACATTAAGCTTAAATATTGGGAACTTATTTAATGATTCCTCTAGTCATGCCTTGGTTGATGAGCTAAGAAAGAGAACATCGGAAGAGGAAATATTAGATTTTGAAGAAAAATTTAATTCCAAAAACGAAAAAAATCTACATATTTATATATGTAGATTTTTAAAAAACAGATCAATATCTAGGGGACTAGCCTCCAAATGGTTAATAACAATAATTAATAACAAAGAATCTAAAATAGATAGTTTGCAAAAATTAAATAATTAG
- a CDS encoding prepilin peptidase, translated as MASQLNNLILIKSFLIGICFGSFFNVVIYRLPLELSIVRPRSFCPKCKSRISWRENIPLLSWLIQKGKCRNCENKISISYPIIEFLTGVFFVILNFSSQQIHSSITNEIFRNLFSWIFFSIIFLISLIDINHFWVPQKLINYGFLFGFINLILVKFIVGNSNLYDLIRAFATIIVSYLFFELIRKIAKYIFKKEALGQGDSKLISMISVWLGPVGILLSVGISYIFAAIFVIFGLSMNILRRNQFIPFAPFLAIGGLMVWFFGNDQIILSIYGKLM; from the coding sequence ATGGCTTCTCAACTTAATAATTTAATACTGATAAAAAGTTTTTTGATCGGGATTTGTTTTGGGAGTTTCTTCAATGTTGTGATTTATAGGTTACCTCTTGAATTATCAATAGTTAGACCAAGAAGCTTTTGTCCAAAATGTAAATCAAGAATTTCTTGGCGAGAAAATATACCCTTATTAAGTTGGCTTATTCAAAAAGGTAAGTGCAGAAATTGTGAAAATAAAATTAGTATTTCATACCCGATCATAGAGTTTTTGACGGGAGTCTTCTTTGTTATTTTAAATTTTTCATCACAACAAATTCACTCCTCGATTACCAATGAAATTTTTAGAAATTTATTCAGTTGGATCTTTTTCTCAATAATTTTTTTAATAAGTTTGATAGATATCAACCATTTCTGGGTTCCTCAAAAGTTAATTAATTATGGATTTTTATTTGGGTTTATTAATTTAATTTTAGTTAAATTTATTGTTGGAAATTCTAATTTATATGATTTGATAAGAGCTTTTGCAACAATAATTGTCTCTTATTTATTCTTTGAACTTATAAGAAAGATTGCAAAATATATTTTTAAAAAAGAAGCATTAGGGCAGGGAGATTCTAAATTAATATCAATGATATCTGTGTGGTTGGGACCTGTTGGTATTTTATTGTCTGTGGGAATTTCATATATTTTTGCAGCTATTTTTGTGATATTTGGATTAAGTATGAATATTTTAAGAAGAAATCAATTTATCCCATTTGCTCCTTTTTTGGCTATTGGTGGTTTAATGGTTTGGTTCTTCGGTAACGATCAAATTATTTTGAGTATATATGGCAAATTAATGTAG
- a CDS encoding prepilin-type N-terminal cleavage/methylation domain-containing protein, with protein MKISIKNKRNSYFEKGFTLIELVVVIAGLTILGGIAIPSVLTNIKLAKIDEAKAIMNGYISDCLGQYRISTDPNKFYSDARPENLDEVKLATLGYRVEGGKDKCSWTALEPSDDKDSLLYSFDYRISADGKVLKTGIPTADRSLNSCRGWAGANCSLSPEKAAQFAAAAALAAKKNQCLTAYAQWKVDNGDGNTVTWNNDTNACDKTVWLFNGTPVADQAAYDALVKQKYGTVCQEWKDQKKQSGYISKKDDDGLGIGETIEECNKAKYWFHSGQEPFTTQVAWYNFNLDYQAQACNQSKTTAINNNHKGSFVYGPHSIPTPPCGRSVYLCGNTEYQTEEEYNKSSCYTPPGGGGGGNQQPIDRCMGVGSPTYCVSPFFINNYDCRCYPGGIWRR; from the coding sequence ATGAAGATATCCATTAAAAATAAAAGAAATTCATATTTTGAAAAAGGGTTTACACTTATAGAATTAGTTGTTGTAATAGCTGGTTTAACAATACTTGGTGGCATTGCGATTCCAAGTGTATTGACAAATATCAAATTAGCTAAAATTGATGAGGCGAAAGCAATTATGAATGGATACATTTCTGATTGCCTTGGACAATATAGAATCTCGACAGACCCAAACAAATTTTATAGCGATGCTCGACCCGAAAATCTAGATGAAGTTAAATTAGCAACCCTGGGATACAGGGTTGAAGGTGGAAAGGATAAATGCTCATGGACAGCCTTAGAACCTTCTGATGATAAAGATAGTTTATTATACTCTTTTGATTACAGAATATCTGCAGATGGAAAAGTACTTAAAACAGGCATACCAACTGCAGATAGAAGTTTAAACTCATGTAGAGGTTGGGCAGGCGCAAACTGTAGTTTGTCCCCAGAAAAAGCTGCCCAATTTGCTGCTGCTGCCGCTTTAGCAGCTAAAAAAAATCAATGTCTTACCGCTTATGCCCAATGGAAAGTGGATAACGGTGATGGTAATACCGTCACATGGAACAACGACACAAATGCATGCGATAAAACAGTTTGGCTATTCAACGGTACTCCTGTTGCTGATCAAGCTGCATATGATGCTCTCGTAAAACAAAAATATGGAACAGTTTGTCAAGAATGGAAAGATCAAAAAAAACAGAGTGGTTACATAAGTAAAAAAGATGATGATGGGTTGGGTATTGGTGAAACAATCGAAGAGTGCAATAAGGCCAAATATTGGTTTCATTCAGGACAAGAACCATTTACTACACAAGTCGCCTGGTACAATTTCAATCTTGATTATCAGGCTCAGGCATGTAATCAAAGTAAAACAACAGCCATAAACAATAATCATAAAGGGTCTTTTGTGTATGGACCACATTCAATCCCTACTCCACCATGTGGAAGATCAGTATATCTATGTGGTAATACAGAATATCAAACTGAAGAAGAATATAATAAGTCTTCTTGTTACACTCCTCCTGGAGGAGGCGGGGGCGGTAATCAACAGCCTATTGATAGGTGTATGGGTGTAGGCTCACCAACTTATTGTGTTTCTCCATTTTTCATAAATAATTACGATTGCAGGTGCTACCCAGGAGGGATTTGGAGGCGATGA
- the nrdJ gene encoding ribonucleoside-triphosphate reductase, adenosylcobalamin-dependent: MTVAPNKASSESNSNNLKKDDFPKTAPAAYPVFFRSYSRKTISGKRENWSEVGERNLSGLKELGKLSDEELILMREMQSNQKAQPSGRWLWIGGTPWINKNQNFSGAYNCTSTNLIDWEAFALMMDLAMMGCGTGAIIEPHFINNLPTVLNKINIKSVSEVGITPKDQREEKSSLEIKGKDLYIKVGDSRRGWVDSYKYLLEASSNESLESEIDVYINLEDIRPAGESLKGFGGMANPIKLKDLYSRVASLLGKAIGRKLSTVECCLLIDEAAVTIVAGNIRRSAGMRQFASDDKEAASAKENLWSQDENGNWRIDPEKDALRMANHTRVYHTKPTYQTILDAVTKQFHSGEGAIQFAPEAIARSNADILKDDELRKEFIEIYSEQGKEEARNWINSSYGPFSEEELNHRMSRYGLNPCGEILGNDFHCNLAEVHLNQIDPGDFEEQKKAFKAAALSVACLLNHEFEVERYRKSREYDPIVGVSFTGLFDFCVHAFGTPWLKWWEAGRPDNEEGKAFKKQEAKFLDSWRKIVKETVWEYCDKHNLRRPNRCTTVQPAGTKSLLTGAAPGWHPPKAQRFIRRITFRKNDPIALACMDYGYSVVPSQSDKDENGCLLDNPFDPRCTEWLVEIPTEVSWANIDGADQIDINNFSALAQFDFYMQVQKFYTEHNTSATVEFRENEIEDLAKAIHNAIENNEGYISAALLARFSANATFPRLPFEPISKEEYISLQNKVIERKVNNDFFDALNKYDIGELSEAGPAGCDSDKCLLPLAKPEN, from the coding sequence GTGACTGTTGCACCAAATAAAGCTTCTTCAGAGAGCAATTCCAATAATCTTAAAAAAGATGATTTTCCAAAGACTGCGCCAGCAGCTTATCCTGTTTTTTTCAGATCTTACAGTAGGAAAACTATCTCTGGCAAAAGAGAGAACTGGAGTGAAGTAGGTGAAAGAAATTTATCAGGCTTAAAAGAATTAGGAAAACTTTCTGATGAAGAATTAATCTTAATGAGAGAGATGCAAAGCAACCAAAAAGCCCAACCTTCAGGAAGATGGTTATGGATTGGAGGAACTCCTTGGATTAATAAGAACCAAAATTTCTCAGGAGCATACAACTGTACTTCCACAAATCTAATTGATTGGGAGGCCTTTGCTTTAATGATGGACTTAGCAATGATGGGATGTGGAACAGGTGCAATAATTGAACCACATTTCATAAATAATCTACCAACAGTTTTAAACAAAATAAATATTAAATCAGTCAGTGAAGTTGGAATAACTCCCAAAGATCAAAGAGAAGAAAAATCATCTTTAGAAATCAAAGGAAAAGATCTTTATATCAAAGTTGGAGACAGCAGAAGAGGGTGGGTAGATAGCTATAAATATCTTCTTGAGGCATCAAGTAACGAGAGTCTTGAAAGTGAAATTGATGTTTATATTAATTTGGAAGACATTAGGCCTGCTGGAGAATCATTAAAAGGTTTTGGTGGTATGGCAAATCCTATTAAATTGAAAGATCTCTACTCTAGAGTCGCATCACTTCTTGGAAAGGCAATTGGGAGGAAATTAAGTACAGTAGAGTGTTGTTTATTAATTGATGAAGCTGCAGTAACCATAGTTGCTGGGAATATAAGAAGAAGTGCTGGAATGAGACAATTTGCTTCAGATGATAAGGAGGCAGCATCGGCAAAAGAAAATTTATGGAGTCAAGATGAGAATGGTAATTGGAGAATAGATCCTGAAAAAGATGCCCTTAGGATGGCTAATCATACTAGGGTTTACCATACAAAACCCACTTATCAAACTATTTTGGATGCTGTAACAAAACAATTCCATTCAGGTGAGGGTGCGATTCAATTTGCTCCAGAAGCAATCGCAAGGTCAAATGCAGATATTCTTAAAGATGATGAATTGAGAAAGGAATTTATTGAAATATACTCAGAACAAGGTAAGGAAGAAGCGAGAAATTGGATAAATAGTAGTTATGGTCCATTTTCTGAAGAAGAGCTTAATCACAGGATGAGTAGATATGGACTTAACCCCTGTGGGGAGATCTTGGGAAATGATTTTCACTGCAATTTAGCTGAAGTTCATTTAAATCAGATTGATCCAGGGGATTTTGAAGAGCAAAAAAAAGCTTTTAAAGCAGCAGCTCTTTCTGTAGCTTGCTTACTTAATCATGAATTTGAAGTTGAGCGTTATAGAAAAAGTAGGGAATATGATCCCATTGTAGGGGTAAGTTTTACTGGATTATTTGATTTTTGTGTTCATGCCTTTGGTACACCATGGTTGAAGTGGTGGGAAGCAGGAAGGCCCGACAATGAAGAGGGAAAGGCTTTCAAAAAACAGGAAGCTAAATTTTTAGATTCTTGGAGAAAAATAGTAAAAGAAACTGTCTGGGAATATTGTGATAAACATAATTTAAGAAGGCCAAACCGATGTACAACTGTTCAGCCAGCTGGAACTAAAAGTCTTCTAACCGGAGCGGCTCCAGGATGGCATCCGCCAAAGGCACAAAGATTTATAAGAAGAATAACTTTCAGGAAGAATGATCCAATTGCTTTAGCTTGTATGGATTATGGTTACTCAGTTGTTCCATCTCAATCTGATAAAGATGAAAATGGTTGCTTGCTTGATAATCCATTTGATCCAAGATGTACAGAATGGCTAGTTGAAATTCCAACAGAAGTTAGCTGGGCGAATATAGATGGTGCTGACCAGATAGACATCAATAATTTCTCAGCATTAGCTCAATTTGATTTTTATATGCAAGTGCAAAAATTCTACACAGAGCATAATACCTCTGCAACCGTAGAATTTAGGGAAAATGAAATCGAGGATTTAGCGAAAGCTATTCATAATGCGATAGAAAATAATGAAGGATATATTTCTGCGGCATTACTAGCTCGATTTAGTGCCAACGCAACATTCCCGAGATTACCTTTTGAACCAATTAGTAAAGAGGAATATATATCATTACAAAATAAGGTTATAGAAAGGAAAGTTAATAATGATTTCTTTGATGCTCTCAATAAATACGATATTGGTGAACTTTCTGAAGCAGGGCCAGCAGGTTGTGATTCAGATAAGTGCCTTCTTCCTTTGGCTAAGCCGGAAAACTAA
- a CDS encoding type IV pilus twitching motility protein PilT yields the protein MSIAREIVGFAMKAGSSDIHLEEESPIAVRVNSDIKISPQSLRSEDMDQLLLELMGADKLNEFNKTGDLDTSIGLEGLSRLRINAYVANEKRCLTLRLLPNDLPNWKDLGLPDAFINLAKLHRGLVLCTGPTGSGKSTTLAAFINCMLETQCRHVLTIEDPIEFIFEHTKNSIIHQREVKRDTHSFSTALRAALREDPDVIYIGEMRDLETIQLAITAAETGHLVLGTLHTSSASKTVERIVDVFPADQQEQARLQVSTSLAGIMSQTLCKNTEGKRSLAYELMVNTPAIGNLIREKKVSEIYSQLQTGSQLGMNTLEQCLNQLYSNGLITEEEALGKASNKKAIKL from the coding sequence ATGTCTATTGCCAGAGAAATAGTTGGTTTTGCTATGAAAGCAGGATCCTCTGATATACATTTAGAAGAGGAGTCGCCAATTGCGGTAAGAGTCAATTCTGATATAAAAATTAGTCCTCAAAGTCTAAGATCAGAGGATATGGATCAACTACTTTTAGAGTTGATGGGGGCTGACAAATTAAATGAATTTAATAAAACTGGCGATTTAGATACATCTATAGGACTTGAAGGGTTATCAAGATTAAGAATTAATGCATACGTTGCAAATGAAAAAAGATGCCTGACTTTAAGACTTCTGCCAAATGATTTACCAAATTGGAAAGATTTAGGTTTGCCAGATGCTTTTATAAATTTAGCTAAATTGCACAGAGGATTGGTTTTATGTACAGGTCCAACAGGTTCTGGGAAATCTACTACTTTGGCTGCATTTATTAACTGTATGTTAGAAACACAATGTAGGCATGTTTTAACTATTGAGGATCCGATAGAGTTCATTTTTGAACATACCAAAAATTCAATAATTCATCAAAGAGAAGTCAAAAGAGATACTCACTCTTTTTCAACTGCCCTTAGAGCTGCCTTAAGAGAGGATCCTGATGTTATATACATTGGAGAAATGAGGGATCTTGAAACAATACAACTCGCAATTACCGCCGCCGAAACTGGGCATCTAGTTTTAGGTACTTTGCATACATCTTCTGCATCAAAAACAGTAGAAAGAATTGTTGATGTATTCCCTGCAGATCAACAAGAACAAGCCAGATTACAAGTTTCAACCTCTTTAGCAGGTATAATGTCTCAAACGCTTTGCAAAAATACAGAAGGGAAAAGATCATTAGCCTATGAGTTAATGGTCAATACACCAGCTATTGGTAATTTAATAAGAGAAAAAAAAGTTAGTGAAATTTACTCTCAGCTTCAAACAGGTAGTCAACTCGGAATGAATACATTAGAACAGTGTTTAAATCAATTATATTCAAATGGCTTGATTACTGAAGAAGAGGCCTTAGGGAAAGCCTCAAATAAAAAAGCTATTAAATTATAA
- a CDS encoding DUF4278 domain-containing protein — protein sequence MTLIYRGQKYIQNKEVAKKQHNELTYRGKAYTS from the coding sequence ATGACTCTTATTTACAGAGGACAAAAGTACATCCAGAACAAAGAAGTTGCGAAGAAGCAGCACAACGAACTTACCTACAGAGGAAAAGCTTATACAAGCTAA
- a CDS encoding type II secretion system F family protein has protein sequence MAEYGSVPIVSKKITKRSPPLVIFGVTFGESSYLDFEPDTKLKVKQDDLLVFFRQMSVMLKSGVPLAQGLELLAENMTNKKFGACIFDISRKLSGGEDLSSCLSSYPRIFAPITVGLIEAGEAGGILSKVLERLALLLEAQSKIKGQITGALIYPIAVLVLAVTISLALLIFIVPTFDEMFKSMGAELPALTGLMLSLSRVVTSLGFFVGAPIIGFILIYLFKTSYSTKPGRLFIDKLFLKIPLFGDLLLKSEIASMSDTLSTLINSGISLVEAIERCINASNNAVIKEALTRSISLITQGQELSFAFSTSKVMPKLLVSMVKIGEETGALSFMLENIANFYKREVEEAVTVLTKAMEPTVIFVVAAIVGTIVISLYLPMFDLINQMG, from the coding sequence ATGGCTGAGTATGGTTCAGTTCCAATAGTTTCAAAAAAAATTACGAAGAGATCTCCTCCTCTTGTGATTTTTGGAGTAACTTTTGGCGAATCATCTTACTTAGATTTTGAACCAGATACTAAATTAAAAGTAAAACAAGATGATTTACTTGTTTTCTTCCGCCAAATGTCAGTAATGCTTAAAAGTGGAGTCCCTTTAGCTCAGGGATTAGAGTTATTGGCAGAAAATATGACTAACAAAAAATTTGGCGCTTGTATATTTGATATCTCTAGAAAGCTTAGCGGAGGAGAAGATCTATCAAGCTGTCTATCTTCTTATCCAAGAATATTTGCTCCTATAACCGTAGGTTTAATTGAAGCAGGGGAGGCTGGTGGTATTTTGTCAAAAGTTTTAGAAAGATTAGCATTATTACTGGAAGCACAAAGTAAGATAAAAGGCCAAATAACAGGAGCTTTAATTTATCCAATCGCAGTTCTTGTTTTAGCAGTTACGATAAGTCTTGCTTTGTTAATTTTTATAGTCCCGACTTTCGATGAAATGTTTAAAAGTATGGGTGCTGAACTACCAGCATTGACAGGTTTAATGTTGAGCCTTTCAAGAGTGGTTACTTCTTTAGGATTTTTTGTTGGAGCTCCAATTATTGGTTTTATATTAATTTATCTTTTTAAGACTAGTTACTCTACGAAACCCGGAAGATTATTTATTGATAAATTATTTTTAAAAATACCTCTCTTTGGAGATCTTCTTCTTAAGTCAGAGATAGCCTCAATGTCTGATACTTTAAGTACTTTAATTAATTCAGGAATATCATTAGTTGAAGCTATCGAAAGATGTATCAATGCCTCAAATAATGCAGTAATTAAAGAAGCTCTTACTCGATCAATATCCTTAATAACTCAGGGCCAGGAACTTAGTTTTGCTTTTAGCACATCAAAAGTAATGCCCAAATTATTAGTTTCAATGGTAAAGATTGGAGAAGAAACTGGCGCTTTATCATTTATGTTAGAGAATATTGCGAACTTTTATAAAAGAGAAGTAGAAGAGGCTGTAACAGTCCTTACAAAAGCTATGGAGCCAACAGTTATTTTCGTTGTTGCAGCTATTGTTGGAACAATTGTTATTTCATTATATTTACCTATGTTTGATTTAATAAACCAGATGGGTTAA
- a CDS encoding class I SAM-dependent methyltransferase, whose translation MERIPEPELMEEKEQVISYDEADFSEGEVNLINQINHHLLRKNISLGEKDLIVDLGCGPGNISEKLAIKWPDTEVIGIDGSKEMILRAEYNKNISNDQKKLKNLRYICSNIKDIKSNNFLIKKKISLLVSNSLIHHITNLEDFFNTIRSLSSNITINFHKDLKRPLDEKSALELKAQCSTKYNEILTNDYYASLRASYTLKELKNFTLENDLSSLDVFEDGDKYLIVYGNV comes from the coding sequence ATGGAAAGAATCCCTGAACCTGAATTAATGGAAGAAAAAGAGCAGGTCATTTCTTATGACGAAGCTGATTTTTCAGAAGGGGAAGTTAATCTAATTAATCAAATAAATCATCATCTTTTGAGAAAAAATATTTCTTTAGGTGAAAAAGATTTAATAGTTGATTTAGGATGCGGCCCAGGAAATATTTCTGAGAAGTTAGCAATAAAATGGCCTGATACTGAAGTAATTGGAATAGATGGTTCTAAAGAGATGATTTTGAGAGCAGAATATAATAAAAATATTTCTAATGATCAAAAAAAATTAAAAAATTTACGCTATATCTGTTCAAATATCAAAGACATTAAATCAAATAATTTTTTAATTAAAAAAAAAATTAGTTTACTCGTAAGTAACAGTTTGATCCATCACATTACCAATCTTGAAGATTTCTTCAACACAATAAGAAGTTTGTCTAGTAATATCACTATAAATTTTCATAAGGATTTGAAAAGGCCATTGGATGAAAAGTCCGCTTTAGAACTTAAAGCACAATGCTCAACAAAATATAATGAGATTTTAACTAATGATTATTATGCATCTTTAAGAGCTTCTTATACTTTAAAAGAGTTAAAAAATTTCACTTTAGAAAATGATCTATCCTCTTTAGATGTGTTTGAAGACGGTGATAAATATTTAATAGTCTATGGTAATGTTTAA